One part of the Dasypus novemcinctus isolate mDasNov1 chromosome 27, mDasNov1.1.hap2, whole genome shotgun sequence genome encodes these proteins:
- the LOC131276284 gene encoding olfactory receptor 14I1-like, whose amino-acid sequence MDISSSRDLQVLQGLLFLVIYLGALTGNLLTIAVIVTNPRLHSPMYFFIGNLSLIDLCSISITVPKLIVNSLMGNKSISLTACAAQIFLFIFFGSTDFFFLVVMSYDRYVAICHPLHYGLIITPRMCTQAAGGSWASGLVYSAIHTSTMFRLPFTGSNVIHQYFCDIPQILRIASSDVQYSEFVVLAISVCISIIGSALLFLSYINIFSMVLSMHSLEARNKALSTCTPQLAILLIFTTSGIIAALGPIADKASLSNLLTGMFYTMVPPIINPLIYSLRNREINTALGRMFNRH is encoded by the coding sequence ATGGATATCTCCAGCTCCCGGGACCTACAAGTTTTGCAAGGTCTGCTGTTCTTAGTAATTTATCTGGGAGCACTGACTGGGAATCTTCTAACTATTGCTGTCATTGTGACCAACCCACGACTACATTCTCCAATGTACTTCTTTATAGGTAATTTATCCCTGATAGATCTTTGCTCCATTTCAATTACTGTTCCCAAATTAATTGTGAATTCTCTGATGGGCAATAAATCAATTTCTCTCACAGCATGTGCTGCTCAAATTttcctgttcatcttctttggaTCCACAGACTTCTTCTTCCTTGTGGTGATGTCCTACGAtcgctatgttgccatttgccaccctctgcactatgggctCATCATTACCCCACGTATGTGCACACAAGCAGCTGGTGGCTCCTGGGCAAGTGGATTGGTCTATTCTGCCATCCACACAAGCACCATGTTCAGACTTCCCTTCACAGGGTCAAATGTGatccatcaatatttctgtgatataCCTCAAATTTTGAGGATTGCATCCTCAGATGTTCAGTATTCTGAATTTGTGGTCCTAGCTATAAGTGTATGCATAAGCATAATAGGTTCTGCTTTACTGTTTCTAtcatacattaatatattttcaatggtgCTTAGCATGCATTCCTTGGAAGCCCGTAATAAAGCCTTATCCACCTGCACTCCACAGTTGGCAATTCTACTTATATTTACAACTTCTGGAATTATTGCTGCCTTAGGTCCCATTGCAGATAAAGCATCTCTGAGCAATCTGCTCACAGGCATGTTCTACACTATGGTGCCTCCAATCATAAACCCCCTTATATACAGTCTGCGGAACAGAGAGATTAACACTGCTCTAGGTAGAATGTTCAACAGGCATTGA